From the Deinococcus seoulensis genome, the window CCACGCCCCACGCAGCCCCACCGTCACACTCGCACCCGAATCAGTCATGCCTCATCACGACACACCTGCACCCGCCGGGGGTGAGGGCGCCCCCACCCCCCCTTCATGCGCCCCCAACGCTCAGGTCAGGAACAACCGGTACGCCGGATTGGCCGTCATGTCCACCGCCGGGTACCCCAGCCCCGCCAGGAACGCCGCGAACGCCGCCTCATCCCCGGCCGGGACCTGAAGGCCCGCCAGCACCCGCCCATGCGCCGACCCATGATTCCGGTAGTGGAACAGGCTGATGTTCCAGCGCCCATGCAGGTGCGTCAGGAACTCCAGCAGCGCCCCCGGCCGCTCCGGGAACGTGAACGAGTACACCCGCTCATCCGTCGCCTCCGGCGCCCGGCCCCCCACCATGTGCCGCACATGCACCTTGGCCAGCTCATCCTCCGTCAGGTCCGTCACCGCGTAGCCCAGCCCGACCAGCCCCGCCACCAGCTCCGCCCGCTGCCCCGCGCGGGCCAGTTGCACGCCCACGAAAATCTGGGCCTCCTCACGCGGCGCGAACCGGTAGTTGAACTCCGTGATCGCCCGCGCCCCCAGCGCCTCCATGAACTCCCGGTACGCCCCCGGCCGCTCCGGAATCGTCACCGCCAGAATCGCCTCGCGCTGCTCACCCACCTCGGCCCGCTCCGCCACGTGCCGCAACCGGTCGAAATTCACGTTCGCGCCGCACGTCAGACCCACCAGCGTCTCGCCGCGCACGCCCCGCTCGGCCACGTACTTCTTCAGGCCCGCCACCGCCAGCGCCCCCGCCGGTTCCATCACGGCCCGCGTATCGTCGAACACGTCCTTGATCGCCGCGCACACCTCATCCGTGTTCACCCGCACCCAGTCATCCACGTACCGGCGCGTCAGATCGAACGTGAACGCCCCCACCTGCTTGACCGCCACGCCATCCACGAAAATCCCCACCGAATCCAGCCGCACCCGCTCCCCGGCCCGCACCGACTGGAACATCGCGTCACTGTCATCCGGCTCCACGCCCACGATCCGGATATCGGGCCGCAGCGCCTTCAGCACCCCCGCCACCCCCGCAATCAGGCCGCCGCCGCCCACCGGCACGAACACCGTCACCGGCCCGTCCACCTCCACCTGCCGGAGCAACTCCAGCGCCACCGTTCCCTGCCCCGCCAGCACCAGCGGATCATCGTACGGATGCACGAACGTCAGACCCAACTCCCGCTGCAACTCGAACGCCCGCGCCTCCGCGTCACTGAACGAATCACCGAACAGCACCACCTCCGCCCCCCGCGCCCGGCACGCCCCCACCTTGATCTCCGGCGTCGTCGCGGGCATCACGATCACTGCCCGCACCCCCAGCTTCTGCGCCGCGAACGCCACCCCCTGCGCGTGATTCCCAGCCGACGCACAGATCACCCCACGCGCCCGCTCCTCCGCCGTCAGCTGAGCCATCTTGTTATAAGCGCCCCGCAACTTGAACGAAAAGATCGGCTGCAGATCCTCCCGCTTCAGCAGCACCCGGTTCCCCAGCCGCGCACTCAACGACGGCGTCTCACTCACCGGCGTCTCGATCGCCGCGCCGTACACCTTGCTCGTCAGCGCCAGCCGCAGCACATCCATCGCGTCCATCTCACCCGGTTTGAACTCCCTGACCTGCATCACCACGCATCACCCCTTGCTCAGTCCGAACGAAAGAAAAACCCCCACCAGCAGCGGGTGGGGGACGATTGGCAGCGCGCAGGCCGTCAGGCGTTCACCCCTGACCAGCCCGTAATTCGCGCCGCTCTCATGGGCGACAGCTTAGGCGCCAGCGGCGGCGGGCGGGTGGGGAAGGGGTAGACAACAGGGGGGCACCTTCCCGTGTGTTTCCCCACCCCCCAGCCCCCTCCCCCAGGGGGGCAGGGGGAGCAGCGTTGCACTGGGCAGGTATTTCGCGGGCGTTCGTGGTGGGTGATCGGGCGGGGACGGCCACGCCTCACACGCCATCCTCCGATTTCGCCGCGTGCGCCCCGCGCGCTGCGCGCACGACGGGCCTGGTTGCCATGACCGTTGTAGCGGTATCTGTCCTGGCTCCCCTTGAGGGGAGCTGTCAGCGAAGCTGACTGAGGGGTCCTGCGAAGCAGATGTGTTGCCCAATCACCCTCACTTCCCAATTCCTACGTCCCAGCCAGTTGCTGCGCGAGTGTCTGGGCGGTGTGTGGGCCGAGGGTGTCGGCGTGGGGGCCGCCGAGGAGGAGGGTGGTGTGGGGGTCGAGGGGTTCGTGGGTGGGTGGGGCGTGGGGGGTGCCGTGGGGGAGGGCGACCCAGCTGCCGGGGATGTCGCTGAGGCTGCGGCCCAGGTGCAGCCCCGGTGTGGCGAGGACAGGGAGGGCGTCCATGAGACCGACGAGGTCTTCGAGGGTTTCGCGGCGCAGGCCGGTGGGCACGCCGGTCAGGTGGCCGCCAGTGGGGGCGTAGCCGTGCGGGTCGCGGTGGTGGATGGCGGGGTGCAGGGTGTACGCGCCGTGCTGGGGAGTGAGGGTCAGTCCGGCGTGGTGCAGGGTGGGGCTGGTGGGGGTGCTGGGGGCGTTCAGGTGCGGGGTCTGCTGGTAGGCGCGGGCGTGGCGGGTGTGAATGCCGAGGTGGTGTTCGGCCTGGGTGGGGGCGTCGGCGCCGGTGGCGAGAATGACGTGCCGGGCGCGGAGGGTGTGGGTTTCGTGCGTGATGATCTGGTGGGTGTTGGTGACGGTCAGGCGTTCGGCGGTGACCACTCCGGCGGGGTGGGGGGCGGCGCGGGTGTTGAGCATCAGGTGCGCGCCGGCGCGGATGGCGGTCTGCGCGGCGTTCAGGGCGAGCGTGCCGGGGCGGTAGGTCAGGGCGTGCGGGTCGGTGGTGGCGTGCGTGAGGACCCCGGGGTCGATCAGGGCGAGGCTGTCCGGGTGGCCCTCCAGGGCGTCTGCGGTGGGCACGCTGCCGGGGGCGGGGTGGGTGTGCAGGGTGATGTGGGGGCGGGGGGTGGGCTGGCCGAGTTCCTCGATCAGGGCGCGGCTGGCGTGCGCGGCGGGGTGCTGGTCGGGGGTCAGGTGCGCGGTGGTCCACACGCCGGGCGCGAGGATGGTGTGGCCTTCCTCGTTGGGCAGGCCGCCCTGTTCGATCAGCAGCAGGCGCGTCTGGGGCGCGGCGCGCGTCAGGGCCAGGGTCAGGAGGCTGCCCATGCGGCCGGCGCCGATCACGATGAAGTCGTAGTGCGTGCCGTCCGGGCGGGGGGCGGGCGGCGTGAACGGCTGGCCGACGTGTGCCCAGACGTGGCCGGGTGGGGTGGGGGCGTCGGGGGTCATGCCGGGCATGATGGCGCGGCGGTGGGGTGCGGCGGGTGGGGCGTGCGTTCACGTCACGTCCACCGTGGGGTGTGTCCGGCCTGTGGTGTATCTGGCCTGTGCGTCTGGCCTGGGTGGCGGCGGGGCTCTCACGGTTCTGTCAGGCGCGTGCTGGGCGGCGTGGGTATACTCGGCCTTGATCATGCGTTCATGTCTGCGTCTCGGCGCTTCTCTGCTGTCCACGCTGCTGCTGGGCCTGGGCGGCGCGTCTGCCCTGAACGTGCGCGTGCTGGTGGCGGCCGCGCCGCAACTCACGGTGCGCGTGCCGTCCTCACCGGCCCCCGTGACAGGCGTGCCGGGATCGGTCTCGGGCGCGCTGCCGTCCACCACGCTGCCCACGCAGGCATGGACGGTGGGGGTGTCCGGGTCGGGCGCGGCGGCGCAACTGACCCTGAACGGCCAGCCGACCGGCAGCGCCACCCTGTACCTGCCGCCCGGCGCGGGCCGCACGGTCGAGATCGCCGGAACCACCTACCGGGGCGGCGTGCAGCTGCGCATCGAGCGGGGCGGCGTGCAGGGCATCAACGTGGTGGACATCGAGGAGTACCTGCGGGCCGTGGTTCCGGCCGAGATGCCCGCCTCGTGGCCGTCGGCGGCGGTGCAGGCGCAGGCGGTGATCGCGCGGACGTACGTGTCGGCCCGCATCAACCCGGCCGCGCCGTACGACACCTGCGCCACCGAAAGCTGCCAGGTGTACCCGGGCGTCAGGGCCGAGAAGCCCGCCTCGGACGCCGCCGTGGCCGCCACGCGCGCGCAGGTCGTGGCGTTCGGCGGCCGGGCGGCCAGCACGTACTTCAGCAGTGATTCCGGCGGGTTCACGGCCTCCAGCGCCGAGGTGTGGGGCACGGACCTTCCGTACCTGACGGCCCGCCCGGACCCGTTCTCGGCCGGGAGTCCGCGTGCCAGCTGGCAGGTGAGCGTGCCGCTCGCGAAGGTGCAGGCGGTCGCGGCGCAGTACGGCGCGAAGACGGGCGCGCTGACCAGCGTGACCGTCACGCGCCTGAGCGAGTCGGGCCGCCCGGCCGAGATCATGCTGGTGGGCGCTTCGGGCGCCATGAAACTCAGCGGCGCGAACGCCGGGGGCTTCGTGCGGTCGCTGGGCGCGTCGGGCACGCGCGTGACCCTGGCGGGCCTGAACCCGCTGGTCATCACGGGCAGCGGCGCGGGGCACGGCGTGGGCCTCTCGCAGTACGGGGCGCTGGGACTGGCGCGCGCCGGGTACGACCACCTGCACGTGCTGGGCTTCTACTACCCGGGCACGGTGCTGGGCACCCTGACCGGCGCGCGGCCCACCACCCTGCCCGCCGAGCGGCCCGTGCTGGCGATGGGCGCGGCCCTGCCCACCCCAGAGCTGCCACTGCCCGCCCTGCCGCTGCCTGCCGCTGCCCCGGTCCTGGCGACGGCGCTGTGGACGGCCGCTGAATGATACGGATTCCGTCTGTTTCGCTGACAACCCGGAACTTCACCGGATTGCCAGCTCCACGTCCGGAACCCGCTTCTCTTCCACTCGCATCCGCTCGGATTGAATGGTCTTTGCCGCCCATTCAATCGGAGTCCGAATGAGCCGCCCATGACGCGTCGCCGCCGCCGTGGGCGGCTGCGGGCCGCGCTGCTGGGCCTGGGCCTGCTGGGTGGTCTGCTGGGCGGCGCGCAGGCCCGCACGGTGAAGATCATCTCGGCCGACACGCTGGAACTGCGGCAGGTGGACGACCAGGAACTGGTGATCATCACGGGCGACGTCGAACTGCGCGTGGATGACGACGTGGTCCGCGCGCGGCGCGTGGAGTTCAACCGCACGCGCCGCACCCTGACTCTGATCGGCGCGGCCAGTTACCGCAGCGCCGGGGACGGCCAGAACCTCAGCGGCGAGAACCTAGTCGTGGAACTCGGGCAGGAGCAGGTGACGGGCGAGGACGTGCTGATCAGCGACGCGCAACTGGAAATTCGCGGTCAGGAGATAGAGCGCATTCCGGGGCAGCTGCGCGCCACGGGCGGGTACTTCACGACCTGCGCCCGCTGCGGCCGCACACCGAACGATTTCGCGTTCCGCGCCGAGCGGCTGCTGCTGTACCCCGGCGACCGGCTGGTCGCGTACCGCGCGCAACTGCTGCTGGCCGACGTGCCCGTGCTGTTCCTGCCGGTGCTGGTACTGCCCCTGAACGACCCGGAACGCCAGCCGCGCCTGGAAGTCGGGCGGGACGCCACCGACGGCCTCACCGTGCAGGCCGACCTGCCGTTCAGTATCGGCAGCAGTACGCTGGGTACCACGCTGCTGCGCTACTACCAGAACCGCGACCCCGGCCTGGGCCTGGGCGTGAGCCTGCGCTCGTACGGGCCGCTGGCGTGGGTGGACCGCGTGAACCTGTACACCCTGGCGAACCCCCGCCCGGTGGGCAGCAGCGGCTACGACCTGGACCTGAACTTCGGCGTGCGGGGCCGCGTGCCGCTGGAACTGGCACTGCGCGACCTGGATTACACGCTGGGCGTCACGCGCAGCGACATCGGGCGGGGCGACACCGACCCGCAGCGGGGCGTCACGAACGTCACGTTCGGCGCGAAGGTGGACTACCCGCTGTTCACGGCGGAATTCAACTACGTGAACCGCTTTGGCCCGGAACCCACCACGGCCCTGAGTGCGCCTCTGAAACTCCCGGAAGTCACGGTGGACCCCAAGGTGTACACGAACGGGAACCTCAGCGCGGACTTCCGCGTGAGTGCCGGGCGGTACACCGGGGCCAGCAACCCGCTGTCGCGCAGCGCGTCGGCGCAGGGCGTGAACATCACCACCGAACGCCTGGAGGAGCAGCACAGCCTCGCGTACACCGCCAGACCCTGGCAGAACGCGGACCTGAGCCTCAGCAACACCTTCACCGGGCGGTACTACGGCACGGGCGCCCGCACGGTGCAGCTGAACCTGGGCGCGACCCTCACGCAGCGGTTCAACACCACCAACACCGTCAGCGTGGGCGCGGCGTACCTGCGTACCGAGGGCACCAGTCCCTTCGCGTTCGACGCGCTGTACGGCCGGACCCTCAGCGCCCCCCTGAGCGTCACTCTGTCCACCGTGCCCGTGCGGGACGTGACGTTCGGCGTGTCGTACAGCCGCGACCTCTTCCTGAAGGACGACCAGCAGAAGCCCGCGACCTTCACGCTGGGCGTGAACCGCAGCCCTCTGAACCTCAACGCGACCAGCACCGTGGACCTCACGGACCGCGAACTGGAGACCTTCTCGTACTCCGCGACCCTCAGCAACACCGCCGGGAACAGCACCCTGCCGCTGGCACCGACCGGCGCGGCAGGAAGCGTGAAGGCCGCGCCGCGCCCGCAGTGGCCGTCCACGCTGGCCCTGACCGCGCAGGGCGGCTACGACCGCACGACCGGGCCGCGCCCGTTCACGGTCAGTGGCACGGTCAGCGGCGACGTGCGCACCAACAACTTCACGGTCAGTGTCACGCACAACGTCAGCACCCCGGTCATCAACGAGGCCCGCGTGAACTACTCGCTGTCACGCACCAGCGACACCGTCCTGAACCCCCTGACCCTCAGCGGCACCGAGCGCCTGCTGCCGCCCACCGGGCAGCTCATCGGGGACGCCAGCCTGACCTGGCGGGGCCGCTACCGCCTGAGCACCGCGCACAGCCTGTACCTGACCCGCCCGGCCGGCGCGACCAGTAACGGCACCCTGAGCGTCAGCGCCGGCACCGTGCAGGGCAGCGCCACCAACTGGAACGTCACGTACGGCGGCCCGTACGATCTGGTGCGCGGCGGGTTCACGCAACCCACCCTGACCGGCAGCCTGAACGCCACCCGCCCCGGCCAGCGCCTCGCACTCGGCGCGACCCTGAACACGCCGGGCCTGGACCAGCCGCGCACCGAACTGACCCGCGCCAGCCTGGACGCCTCCTGGCAGTTCGGGAGCCGCGCCGCCCTGTCCGGCCGGGGCACGTATGCCCGCACCCGCAGCGGCACCTACCCCGACGACCGCGCCACCGACACCCTGACCCTGGACCCGCTGCGGCTCAGCGTGGGCCTGGGCCGCAGCGGGCAGCCGCCCGGCGCGTACCTGAGCGGCAGCCTGCGCCAGACCTTCACCTGGGTGGACGGCGTGCGGCAGAACCCCGCGCCGCTCTCCCCGGTGCTGGGCCTGACCATCGACCGC encodes:
- the ilvA gene encoding threonine ammonia-lyase, biosynthetic; this encodes MDAMDVLRLALTSKVYGAAIETPVSETPSLSARLGNRVLLKREDLQPIFSFKLRGAYNKMAQLTAEERARGVICASAGNHAQGVAFAAQKLGVRAVIVMPATTPEIKVGACRARGAEVVLFGDSFSDAEARAFELQRELGLTFVHPYDDPLVLAGQGTVALELLRQVEVDGPVTVFVPVGGGGLIAGVAGVLKALRPDIRIVGVEPDDSDAMFQSVRAGERVRLDSVGIFVDGVAVKQVGAFTFDLTRRYVDDWVRVNTDEVCAAIKDVFDDTRAVMEPAGALAVAGLKKYVAERGVRGETLVGLTCGANVNFDRLRHVAERAEVGEQREAILAVTIPERPGAYREFMEALGARAITEFNYRFAPREEAQIFVGVQLARAGQRAELVAGLVGLGYAVTDLTEDELAKVHVRHMVGGRAPEATDERVYSFTFPERPGALLEFLTHLHGRWNISLFHYRNHGSAHGRVLAGLQVPAGDEAAFAAFLAGLGYPAVDMTANPAYRLFLT
- a CDS encoding FAD-dependent oxidoreductase, giving the protein MTPDAPTPPGHVWAHVGQPFTPPAPRPDGTHYDFIVIGAGRMGSLLTLALTRAAPQTRLLLIEQGGLPNEEGHTILAPGVWTTAHLTPDQHPAAHASRALIEELGQPTPRPHITLHTHPAPGSVPTADALEGHPDSLALIDPGVLTHATTDPHALTYRPGTLALNAAQTAIRAGAHLMLNTRAAPHPAGVVTAERLTVTNTHQIITHETHTLRARHVILATGADAPTQAEHHLGIHTRHARAYQQTPHLNAPSTPTSPTLHHAGLTLTPQHGAYTLHPAIHHRDPHGYAPTGGHLTGVPTGLRRETLEDLVGLMDALPVLATPGLHLGRSLSDIPGSWVALPHGTPHAPPTHEPLDPHTTLLLGGPHADTLGPHTAQTLAQQLAGT
- a CDS encoding SpoIID/LytB domain-containing protein is translated as MRSCLRLGASLLSTLLLGLGGASALNVRVLVAAAPQLTVRVPSSPAPVTGVPGSVSGALPSTTLPTQAWTVGVSGSGAAAQLTLNGQPTGSATLYLPPGAGRTVEIAGTTYRGGVQLRIERGGVQGINVVDIEEYLRAVVPAEMPASWPSAAVQAQAVIARTYVSARINPAAPYDTCATESCQVYPGVRAEKPASDAAVAATRAQVVAFGGRAASTYFSSDSGGFTASSAEVWGTDLPYLTARPDPFSAGSPRASWQVSVPLAKVQAVAAQYGAKTGALTSVTVTRLSESGRPAEIMLVGASGAMKLSGANAGGFVRSLGASGTRVTLAGLNPLVITGSGAGHGVGLSQYGALGLARAGYDHLHVLGFYYPGTVLGTLTGARPTTLPAERPVLAMGAALPTPELPLPALPLPAAAPVLATALWTAAE